A single genomic interval of Pyrus communis chromosome 5, drPyrComm1.1, whole genome shotgun sequence harbors:
- the LOC137733912 gene encoding uncharacterized protein, whose product MGEALLTTLSIENSHLSTLLSMDSGSVSHDELEREMNRTFILSRPPDINLPLLSEPSPPPQTWNDSCDILDVGLGSQVYEAEATITLPKVARKCNKRLDSVWGAWFFFSFYFKPVLNEKSKCKVIRDSNGVSGYDKTDLQLDAFLVQHDMENMYMWVFKDRPENALGKMQLRSFMNGHSRQGERPFPFSVDRGFVRSHRMQRKHYRGLSNPQCVHGIEVVRSPNLMCLDEEERKRWAELTGRDINFSIPPEASDFGTWRNLQNTDLELERPAPPKNNGNSQPRKLLDGTGLNLSTQPSEHVNNEGMDLSPVCNKRKKDFFPHGNDNDCLPNNPHFDRAGTVHPVESHWFNEFSGVMKKASGPVTAAKTIYEDEEGFLIIVSLPFVDLQRVKVTWRNTPSRGIVKISCVSTACLPSIKRRDRTFQLTDPTPEHCPCGEFVREIELPTRIPEDAKLEAYCDETGTMLEIMVPKRRVGPEEHEVRVCLRPSPWNEREHLLT is encoded by the coding sequence ATGGGGGAAGCTCTTCTCACTACCCTGTCCATAGAGAATTCTCATTTGTCTACATTATTGTCTATGGATTCAGGTTCTGTGTCGCATGATGAATTGGAAAGAGAGATGAATCGAACTTTCATACTTTCTCGTCCTCCTGATATCAATCTCCCGCTACTGTCTGAGCCTAGCCCACCTCCCCAAACTTGGAATGATTCATGTGACATCTTAGATGTAGGCCTTGGGTCTCAAGTTTATGAGGCTGAGGCGACAATCACTCTCCCCAAAGTTGCAAGGAAATGCAACAAGAGGCTTGATAGCGTTTGGGGTGCATGGTTTTTCTTCAGCTTCTACTTCAAGCCTGTCTTGAATGAGAAGTCCAAGTGTAAGGTCATTCGGGACAGTAATGGGGTCTCTGGGTACGACAAGACAGACTTGCAGTTGGATGCTTTCTTGGTTCAGCATGATATGGAGAACATGTATATGTGGGTTTTCAAGGATAGGCCTGAAAATGCATTGGGGAAGATGCAGCTGAGGAGCTTCATGAATGGGCATTCTCGCCAAGGAGAACGTCCATTCCCATTTAGTGTGGACAGGGGCTTTGTTCGGTCTCATCGTATGCAGAGGAAGCACTACAGGGGTCTTTCTAACCCGCAGTGTGTTCATGGGATAGAAGTTGTTCGGTCACCCAACCTCATGTGTCTTGatgaagaagagaggaagaggtgGGCAGAGCTTACAGGCCGAGATATAAATTTCTCAATCCCACCTGAAGCAAGTGACTTTGGTACCTGGAGGAACCTTCAGAACACAGATTTGGAGCTTGAAAGGCCTGCCCCTCCAAAGAACAATGGAAATTCACAACCAAGAAAATTGCTTGATGGTACGGGTTTGAATTTGTCAACTCAGCCATCAGAGCATGTCAACAACGAGGGAATGGACCTGTCACCGGTCTGCAACAAGCGGAAGAAGGACTTTTTCCCCCATGGGAATGACAATGACTGTTTACCTAATAACCCACATTTCGACAGAGCTGGCACAGTCCACCCAGTTGAGTCACATTGGTTTAATGAGTTCAGTGGGGTGATGAAGAAAGCATCCGGCCCTGTTACAGCTGCAAAAACAATTTATGAGGATGAGGAAGGGTTTTTGATCATTGTCAGCTTGCCATTTGTAGATCTTCAGAGGGTAAAAGTTACTTGGAGGAATACTCCTTCACGTGGGATTGTAAAGATATCTTGCGTGAGTACAGCTTGTTTGCCATCCATTAAGAGACGTGATAGAACATTTCAGCTAACAGATCCAACACCGGAGCACTGCCCTTGTGGGGAATTTGTGAGGGAAATTGAGCTTCCTACCCGCATTCCAGAAGATGCTAAACTGGAAGCGTACTGCGATGAGACAGGTACAATGCTCGAGATTATGGTGCCCAAACGTCGAGTGGGACCAGAAGAACACGAGGTCCGTGTGTGCCTTCGCCCCTCTCCCTGGAACGAAAGAGAGCATCTGTTGACCTGA
- the LOC137735325 gene encoding uncharacterized protein, which translates to MTKMKSLSSVGLGLSVVFGCLFLALIAELYYLLWWKKRFTSREIDSGYSSSPQKEIFYMFCWRRSTCTSSRNPTGICASLRMSETLVHEPSSNNLVLKSFEEDDLDAELMRLQNAGGGPPRHLFTIVEETKEDLEQQSEDGGWRSQKGSRSKSLSDLLVGFETPYLTPLGSPTLFTPPLTPPQGFSPLFESKSDAEFNRLRSSPPPKFKFLQVAEEKLRVKLQEKVQNIDGNAEEDGSFITIIVDKNNEKCHSSSTSQVLPLVSSPSGFRSTIGKKPNLH; encoded by the coding sequence ATGACAAAGATGAAATCTTTGAGCAGTGTGGGACTTGGGTTAAGTGTGGTTTTTGGCTGCCTTTTCTTGGCTCTGATTGCAGAGCTTTACTATTTACTGTGGTGGAAGAAGAGATTTACCAGCAGAGAGATTGACAGTGGCTACAGCAGCAGCCCACAGAAGGAAATCTTCTACATGTTCTGCTGGAGAAGAAGCACTTGCACTTCCTCCCGAAACCCCACAGGTATCTGTGCTTCTTTGAGAATGTCAGAAACCCTAGTCCATGAACCAAGCAGCAACAATCTGGTGCTCAAATCATTTGAGGAGGATGATTTGGATGCTGAGCTCATGAGGCTGCAGAATGCTGGTGGGGGCCCACCAAGGCACCTGTTCACAATTGTGGAGGAAACGAAGGAGGATTTGGAGCAACAGTCAGAGGATGGCGGGTGGAGGAGCCAGAAGGGTTCTAGGAGCAAGAGTCTTAGTGATTTGCTTGTGGGATTTGAGACTCCATATCTGACACCTCTTGGTTCTCCAACACTTTTCACACCTCCTCTCACTCCCCCGCAGGGTTTCAGCCCACtctttgagtcaaaatctgatGCAGAATTCAACAGATTGAGGTCCTCTCCTCCTCCAAAATTCAAGTTCTTGCAGGTTGCCGAGGAGAAACTTAGAGTAAAATTGCAGGAAAAAGTTCAGAATATTGATGGAAATGCTGAGGAAGATGGTTCTTTCATCACAATCATTGTTGACAAGAACAACGAAAAGTGCCATTCATCAAGCACTTCACAGGTTCTTCCTTTAGTTTCTTCACCTTCAGGATTCAGATCAACAATTGGGAAGAAACCCAATTTACATTAG